The following DNA comes from Brassica oleracea var. oleracea cultivar TO1000 chromosome C5, BOL, whole genome shotgun sequence.
GAAGTTTGAACCATTTCCATGAACCATCAGATTTATCACTGACTTGAGAGAGTTTTCCGGATCCATACAACCCAAAGTGAACCCAAGTTTGTAAGCAACCTCCGGTTAGGATCAAGGGGAATACCCTAGACAAATCTATCATACATTTGATACCAAGCCATCTCTCTCTGTCTTTGGTTTACATATATCTTCCTATGCAACATTCGCTCTTGTCCTCCTATATATTAAATGAAAAGTTTAAATGATTTTTGTTTAGAGCATCTCCTATAATACTCTATACTTTTTTCTATATTCTTCTTTAAAATAGAATAACTATATTATAGAATCGGATTTGCTCTAATGATTTACTCTATAACAGATCAAAACAACCGAATCAAGAAAACAAAAAGATGTAAAAATGATCATTCCTCATGATCTGACAAATTTGAAACATCTCGACCCAGCTTCCTATGACGCGGTCGATTTATTCCGTCTATCAACGTGCAGCCAAGAGTATAATCCATGAAATTTGCAGTCTCGAGCTATTTAAACCCAGCTGCAATATATACATTGAAACAAAACATAACATACTTCTATCACTATTCTCTGAAACTTCAAAAACAAAAAGCCAAACAAAAGAAAAGAAAGAAAAACAACCAAATCAAGAAGACAAAAAGATGTAAAAATTTTATAATCAAGAAGCACTCGGGTTCCTGGAATGTGCTGCACTTGGGTTCCGGGAGTGTGCAACACTTGGATTTAGGGACTGTGCTGCACTTGGGTTCCGAGAATGCGCCCTTGAAGCTACTCCCCACTCCATTGCCTCCGCCACGGCTCTCTCCCGTTCCTCAGCTGCCGCAGGATCCTCACGGGATGTTTCACCCGGCGGCTGAGGAGGGGAAACGTCGTCGTATCGTGGAACAGAGATAGAGCCATCAGGAGCAGTTCCCAAGAAACCGAGAGCGGTCACAACGTCGCTCATGAGTGGCCGTACCGTGTCCTCTTCCTGTAAACACATTGCAGCGACAGCCACTGCCTGGTTAAGTGCTTTCTCCGGGAACACTCCTTCAAGACTTGGATCCGCTAACTCTGGGAATCTACTCAGTTCTTTGAAAACCGGTTGTGCCTAAAACACACAACAAGAACTTTGATGTTAAGCAAGGCCGGTTAACATTTAATTAAAAGATCATTAAAAAATCATAATAAACCTATGTCTATGTATATAACCTCCAATAAATTTTTGGTAAAAACAAGAGAAACTCACCCAAGTCACCAGGTTCTGTTCATCTTTGGGTCTGGTCGTATCAATAACTCTTCGTCCAGTTATCAGTTCCAACAACACAACTCCGAAGCTGTAAACATCTGATTTAATGGTTAACTGACCGGTTCTCTGATACTCTGGAGCACAGTACCCGTAAGTTCCCATAACTCTTGAAGACACATGTTGTTTGTCTCCGACAGGACCTAGCTTCGCTAGCCCAAAATCTGATAACTTGGCGTTGAAGTCACTGTCCAAAAGGATATTAGCTGCTTTGAGATCTCTATAGATCACCGGAGGATCTGCCTTGTCATGCAAGTATTCAAGACCCATCGCGGCTCCTAGCGCGATTCTGATCCTTGTGTCCCAATCCAACGGTACTTGGTCAGGTGTTAGGTCTGTAACCATTTCAATAAAATATTGGGAACTAATCAAATAAAATATAGTGAATACCGATCTTTAGGGTTTGTAGTTTTTTACCGAGGAGATGATCTTCAAGTGAACCACGAGACATGTACTCATAGACAAGAAGTCTTTGATCTCCATCAGCACAATAACCAATGAGATTCACGAGATGCTTGTGATGCAAAAGACTTAACATCAACACTTCTACGATGAACTCTTTGTTTCCTTGTAGACCATTTCTATCTAATTGTTTCACAGCCACAATCTGAATCCAAAACGACCATTAGCAAATTCTTGAGTCACTTGTTGTATCAATTCATGTAACAAGATTCAACAAAGATTAACTTATTCAGGTTTCAATTAAATTGATATTAATACAATAAGTATATATGGACGTTTTAGGAAAACTAGTTAAACCATCAAGAAATTAAGCTCGAGAAACATTAGTACTAACCTTGCCACATTTTTCGAGTTTGCCCTTGTAAACCCTACCAAAGCCGCCTTCACCGATCAAACATTCTTGTCTGAAATTCTTGGTGGCAGTAGCTAGCTCCCTGAAGGTGAATGTCTGAGCAGCAATGTTGTTGGTCATTTCTTTTTCTGCATCATTGTTCTTGTTCTGCTCATTTCCAGTCTTGTCTGGAATCTCTGCAAGGACCAAACATCCAGACTTATAAAAACCCTAATATATAAACATTGAAACATTTGAAAATTTTGTTTAGATTTTTTGCTGAGCTCACCAGGGTGTGTTTTGTTGTTGTCTCTACCAGTCAACTCGCCATTTCTCCGGCGGCTGTTATCTGAATCTTTGGGAGTTTTTTTCTTTTCATGGAAATAAAAGCATGAAAAGCAATTCATCTTCTCTAACTCCCTTACGATGAACCCTTTCTCAAGCAACCTTTGATCTCTCTTTCTTCTTTTCTTCTTGTTATTAAAGATCAATAAACGCCTGCATTGACAAAAAGAGAAGAATTATATAGTCTGATAAATACGTAATAATCTAGAAATTAAATGTGGAAAGCAAATTAACCTTGGAATCCTTCATAAACAATGGTTGCTTCTTTCCCAAGAAACCCCCCGTTAGGGTTTTCCCTCTATCTTCACCCTTTTTTTTTTTTTTTTTTTTTTAAAAAAAAAAACCNNNNNNNNNNNNNNNNNNNNNNNNNNNNNCCCTTTTTTTTTTTTTTTTTTCTGAAAAACAAAACCCAGGTCAAGAAAAACAAAATCAACACCAAAACCGTCGTCCGAAGCGCTGAAGAGACTCCTTCAAAATTGGATTTTTCAGGTTTAGGTTTCTGAATTTCTCTTAATATAGACAAACTAAA
Coding sequences within:
- the LOC106343618 gene encoding serine/threonine-protein kinase At3g07070; translation: MNCFSCFYFHEKKKTPKDSDNSRRRNGELTGRDNNKTHPEIPDKTGNEQNKNNDAEKEMTNNIAAQTFTFRELATATKNFRQECLIGEGGFGRVYKGKLEKCGKIVAVKQLDRNGLQGNKEFIVEVLMLSLLHHKHLVNLIGYCADGDQRLLVYEYMSRGSLEDHLLDLTPDQVPLDWDTRIRIALGAAMGLEYLHDKADPPVIYRDLKAANILLDSDFNAKLSDFGLAKLGPVGDKQHVSSRVMGTYGYCAPEYQRTGQLTIKSDVYSFGVVLLELITGRRVIDTTRPKDEQNLVTWAQPVFKELSRFPELADPSLEGVFPEKALNQAVAVAAMCLQEEDTVRPLMSDVVTALGFLGTAPDGSISVPRYDDVSPPQPPGETSREDPAAAEERERAVAEAMEWGVASRAHSRNPSAAQSLNPSVAHSRNPSAAHSRNPSAS